A window from Oncorhynchus mykiss isolate Arlee chromosome 9, USDA_OmykA_1.1, whole genome shotgun sequence encodes these proteins:
- the LOC110531776 gene encoding DNA damage-inducible transcript 4-like protein, which translates to MVATSKLKSKNPEFISELIDRRYDQTCIENELDSWDHCLAEPHLNVEVSEDRTCQQLAKMLENCLSRAKKTTMRCSKVLVPETLTLRIARDVLRLSSGEPCGLRGCVLYVHLEQEQCCKQLERIVYNADVVPTFELTLVFKQDCSAWPSLRDFLHIGACFTPGFRHALKLSPGFRLIKKKLYSSLAGTVVEEY; encoded by the exons ATGGTTGCTACAAGCAAACTGAAGAGTAAAAACCCGGAATTCATATCAGAATTGATTGACCGTAGATACGACCAGACTTGTATTGAAAATG AGCTGGATTCCTGGGACCACTGTTTGGCTGAGCCCCACCTGAATGTGGAGGTGTCTGAGGACAGGACGTGTCAGCAGTTGGCCAAGATGTTAGAGAACTGTCTGTCACGGGCCAAGAAGACCACCATGCGTTGCTCTAAGGTGCTGGTCCCTGAGACGCTGACTCTGAGGATAGCACGCGATGTACTGCGCCTGTCGTCGGGCGAGCCGTGCGGCCTACGCGGCTGTGTACTCTACGTGCACCTGGAGCAGGAACAGTGCTGTAAGCAGCTGGAGCGCATCGTGTACAATGCAGACGTTGTGCCCACCTTTGAGCTGACGTTGGTGTTCAAGCAGGACTGTAGCGCATGGCCCAGTCTCAGGGACTTCCTGCACATTGGTGCGTGTTTCACTCCAGGCTTCAGGCATGCGCTCAAACTCAGTCCTGGCTTCCGGCTCATCAAGAAGAAGCTCTACTCATCCTTGGCTGGTACTGTGGTAGAGGAGTACTGA